One Papaver somniferum cultivar HN1 chromosome 10, ASM357369v1, whole genome shotgun sequence genomic window carries:
- the LOC113317091 gene encoding uncharacterized protein LOC113317091 gives MAVSLSSSILSVKTVLISVGFLSAAFILNLSLPLVLEFIVNQLPQLWNSMKSWLAPPYLYILINGIILTIAASSRFHHQHGDKISDDQDMEILTTTAPLSKIQANQSLPDFPISSVDDDKEIFVISRNYPVITEPEVLDEFVTEEKNNPVVSKLETEPVKMYGQLKKSNLAEMKSIIDSTFTDGAVNSTSTWTLNRGDSIEIPSEYSDKPPMSSRFGHRKSTKSNNECGKGLRSVANRKRNDTLESTWKTITELARHLKKSDTWETHNTTSSHVSSASLSSSSAAPLSSDHQFNQLNKMKKSETFIKDGVGGANTTTTTLRRGNSGKLRKEPSLSQDDLNRRVEAFINKFNEEMRLQRQESLIQYNEMVKQGLVTKKGE, from the exons atgGCAGTATCACTTTCTTCGAGTATTCTCTCTGTGAAGACTGTGCTTATCTCTGTTGGTTTTCTATCGGCAGCATTCATTTTGAATCTGTCACTTCCGTTAGTATTAGAATTCATAGTTAATCAACTTCCTCAACTATGGAACTCTATGAAATCATGGCTTGCACCTCCTTATCTATATATACTAATTAACGGTATTATCCTTACAATTGCTGCTTCTTCGAGGTTTCATCATCAACATGGTGATAAAATCAGCGATGATCAGGATATGGAGATTTTAACAACTACTGCTCCGCTGAGCAAGATTCAAGCAAATCAATCTCTTCCAGATTTCCCAATCTCTTCCGTTGATGATGATAAGGAAATTTTTGTTATCTCGAGAAATTATCCTGTAATCACAGAGCCGGAGGTTCTTGATGAATTTGTAACCGAGGAAAAGAATAATCCGGTTGTTTCGAAGCTGGAAACGGAACCGGTGAAGATGTACGGACAACTGAAGAAAAGTAATCTGGCAGAAATGAAGTCGATAATTGACTCTACATTTACAGATGGAGCTGTAAACTCTACATCCACATGGACACTAAACAGAGGAGATTCCATtgagattccatcggaatattctgatAAACCACCTATGTCTTCTCGATTTGGTCATCGGAAAAGCACGAAAAGTAATAACGAAT GTGGGAAGGGATTACGATCGGTGGCGAACCGGAAGAGGAACGATACACTAGAGAGTACATGGAAGACGATAACAGAACTAGCCAGACATCTCAAGAAATCTGATACGTGGGAAACTCACAACACTACTTCTTCACACGTGTCGTCAGCatcattatcttcttcctcaGCAGCACCATTATCGTCTGATCATCAATTTAATCAgctcaataagatgaagaaatcTGAAACGTTTATCAAAGATGGTGTTGGTGGTGCAAATACGACTACTACTACATTGCGTCGTGGTAATTCAGGGAAGTTAAGAAAAGAACCATCACTGAGTCAAGATGATTTGAATCGACGAGTTGAAGCGTTCATTAATAAGTTTAATGAAGAAATGAGGTTACAGAGACAGGAGTCTTTGATTCAGTATAATGAAATGGTTAAACAAGGATTAGTCACTAAAAAGGGAGAGTGA